Proteins encoded together in one Sphingomonas radiodurans window:
- a CDS encoding acyl-CoA synthetase has protein sequence MTHPYKHAAATPDKPAYIMAGSGETITYAQLDARANQGAHLIRALGLKRGDAMAMMMDNSARYFEVAWAAERAGVYLTCLSSKLLPAEAEYIIRDGECRVFIASKGTAACATALLPLVDDLDRFMVDGVVDGYQGWEEATAAQPETPIADPSPGQIMLYSSGTTGKPKGVRFALPEDPYGENVSPLVMIGQGLYGFNPDMIYLSPAPLYHAAPLRWSMAVQQIGGTVIVMERFDAEKALEYIERYKVTHAQWVPTHFIRMLKLPEADRKKYDVSSLKAVWHAAAPCPVPVKQAMIEWWGPIIGEYYAGTEGNGFHNILSPEWLTHKGSVGRNLTTITHICDDEGNEVPPRTEGAIFFEAPVTDLNPTGAAPFIYHNDPEKTRESTSAKGWTTLGDVGWMDEEGYLYLTDRKSFMIISGGVNIYPAEIENLLITHPKVADVAVIGAPHEEMGEEVVAVIQPKDLSEDRAALADELAQYARANLSHVKSPRRWDFREELPRHDTGKLYKRLLRDEYWGKLKPAEPSAEQAA, from the coding sequence ATGACGCATCCGTACAAACACGCCGCCGCCACTCCCGACAAACCGGCCTATATCATGGCCGGCAGCGGTGAGACGATCACCTACGCCCAGCTCGACGCCCGCGCCAATCAGGGCGCGCATCTGATCCGCGCGCTCGGGCTCAAGCGTGGCGACGCGATGGCCATGATGATGGACAATTCGGCGCGCTATTTCGAGGTCGCATGGGCGGCCGAGCGCGCCGGCGTCTATCTTACCTGCCTGTCCTCGAAGCTGCTGCCGGCTGAGGCCGAATATATCATTCGCGACGGCGAGTGCCGCGTGTTCATCGCGTCGAAGGGCACCGCGGCGTGCGCCACCGCGCTGCTGCCGCTGGTCGACGATCTCGATCGCTTCATGGTCGATGGTGTCGTCGATGGCTACCAGGGCTGGGAAGAGGCGACCGCCGCTCAGCCTGAAACGCCGATCGCCGATCCGTCCCCCGGCCAGATCATGCTCTATTCGTCGGGCACCACGGGCAAGCCCAAGGGTGTACGCTTCGCGCTGCCGGAAGATCCCTATGGCGAGAACGTCTCGCCGCTCGTGATGATCGGGCAGGGGCTCTACGGCTTCAATCCCGACATGATCTATCTGTCGCCCGCCCCGCTCTATCACGCCGCGCCGCTGCGCTGGTCGATGGCGGTGCAGCAGATCGGCGGCACGGTGATCGTGATGGAGCGGTTCGACGCCGAGAAGGCGCTCGAATATATCGAGCGTTACAAGGTCACCCATGCGCAATGGGTGCCGACGCACTTCATCCGCATGCTCAAGCTCCCCGAGGCCGACCGAAAGAAATATGACGTCTCGTCGCTCAAGGCGGTGTGGCACGCCGCGGCGCCTTGCCCGGTTCCGGTCAAGCAGGCGATGATCGAATGGTGGGGCCCGATCATCGGCGAATATTACGCCGGCACCGAAGGCAACGGCTTCCACAACATCCTCTCGCCCGAATGGCTGACGCACAAGGGATCGGTCGGCCGCAACCTGACGACGATCACCCACATCTGCGACGACGAAGGCAACGAAGTGCCCCCGCGCACCGAGGGCGCGATCTTCTTCGAGGCACCAGTTACCGATCTAAATCCCACGGGAGCGGCTCCGTTCATCTACCACAATGACCCCGAAAAGACCCGGGAAAGCACGAGCGCGAAGGGCTGGACGACGCTCGGTGATGTGGGCTGGATGGACGAGGAGGGCTACCTTTACCTCACCGACCGCAAGAGCTTCATGATCATCTCGGGTGGGGTGAATATCTACCCGGCAGAGATCGAGAACCTATTGATAACGCACCCGAAAGTCGCCGACGTCGCGGTGATCGGTGCCCCACACGAAGAGATGGGCGAGGAGGTCGTCGCGGTGATCCAGCCCAAGGATCTCTCCGAAGATCGCGCAGCGCTGGCCGACGAACTCGCGCAATATGCCCGCGCAAACCTCAGCCACGTCAAATCGCCGCGCCGCTGGGATTTTCGCGAGGAATTACCGCGCCATGACACCGGCAAGCTCTACAAACGGCTGCTACGCGACGAATATTGGGGCAAGCTGAAGCCCGCGGAGCCATCAGCGGAGCAGGCGGCATGA
- a CDS encoding AMP-binding protein: MSFNFGDMIEAVEAAIPGDRIALAHGDQVVDWATLRTRSNNLARALIERGLKPGERFAFYAYNSADYLIALMACWKARGTHVNVNYRYVADELAYILADSDATVLIYDARLRDAVAEVVDRSPLVRTWVEIGCEDAPPAFAERFDDLVEGEGAPVAIPRDPLDRFFIYTGGTTGMPKGVVWTHAELNAIGLAVAATQGLPVPTSVAEAAAFAAANPDYPRTVCGPPLMHGTGLLSSYGALLAGGFVATLSSRSFRPEEALDAIDRWQANRLIVVGDAFARPVLESLEANPGRWDVSNIRLISSSGVMWTQGVKDGLIRHMPEATCQDNFSSSEAIGMGASLTTRDGTAETAKFMVGPRCRVLDDDDKDIVPGSGATGKVVLAPPSPVEYHKDPEKSARTFRMIDGVRYTVSGDFAQVAADGTLILLGRGSACINSAGEKIFPEEVEEALKLCPQVDDALVFAMPDPKWGQAVAAVVQATPGFDEGVTCDTLRHKLAGYKLPKLIVTTDQSLRAPNGKADYARAKQLAGVA; the protein is encoded by the coding sequence ATGAGCTTCAACTTCGGCGACATGATCGAGGCGGTCGAGGCCGCCATCCCCGGCGATCGCATTGCGCTTGCGCACGGCGATCAGGTCGTCGACTGGGCGACGCTGCGCACCCGCTCGAACAACCTGGCCCGCGCCCTGATTGAGCGCGGGCTCAAGCCGGGCGAGCGGTTCGCCTTTTATGCCTATAATTCCGCGGATTATCTGATCGCGTTGATGGCGTGCTGGAAGGCGCGCGGCACGCACGTCAACGTCAACTATCGCTACGTCGCCGACGAACTCGCTTATATTCTGGCCGACAGCGACGCGACCGTCCTTATCTACGACGCCCGGCTGCGCGATGCAGTGGCAGAGGTGGTCGATCGCTCGCCGCTGGTCCGCACCTGGGTCGAGATCGGCTGCGAGGATGCGCCGCCGGCGTTCGCCGAACGCTTCGACGATCTGGTCGAAGGGGAGGGCGCTCCGGTCGCGATCCCGCGCGATCCGCTCGACCGCTTCTTTATCTACACCGGCGGTACGACGGGTATGCCCAAGGGCGTCGTTTGGACTCATGCCGAACTCAACGCGATCGGCCTCGCCGTCGCCGCCACGCAGGGCTTGCCGGTGCCCACCAGCGTCGCGGAGGCTGCCGCCTTTGCCGCGGCCAACCCCGATTACCCGCGCACCGTTTGCGGCCCGCCGCTGATGCACGGCACCGGGCTGCTCTCGTCCTACGGCGCCTTGCTCGCCGGCGGCTTCGTCGCGACGCTCTCCAGCCGCAGCTTCCGGCCCGAGGAAGCGCTCGACGCAATCGACCGCTGGCAGGCCAACCGCCTGATCGTCGTCGGCGACGCCTTCGCGCGCCCAGTGCTCGAGTCGCTCGAGGCGAACCCGGGCCGCTGGGACGTCTCGAACATCCGTCTCATCAGTTCGTCGGGCGTGATGTGGACGCAGGGCGTGAAGGACGGCCTGATCCGCCATATGCCCGAGGCGACCTGCCAGGATAATTTCAGCTCGTCCGAAGCGATCGGCATGGGTGCGTCGCTCACCACCAGGGACGGCACGGCAGAAACAGCCAAGTTTATGGTCGGCCCGCGCTGCCGTGTGCTCGACGATGATGACAAGGATATCGTCCCTGGCTCCGGCGCCACTGGCAAGGTCGTCCTCGCGCCGCCGAGCCCGGTCGAATATCATAAGGATCCTGAGAAGAGCGCGCGCACGTTCCGCATGATCGACGGGGTGCGCTACACTGTGTCGGGTGATTTCGCGCAGGTTGCCGCGGACGGCACGCTGATCCTGCTCGGCCGCGGCTCGGCATGCATCAACTCGGCCGGCGAGAAGATCTTCCCAGAAGAGGTCGAAGAAGCCCTCAAGCTCTGCCCACAGGTCGACGACGCCTTGGTTTTCGCGATGCCCGATCCGAAATGGGGCCAGGCCGTCGCTGCGGTGGTGCAGGCGACGCCCGGGTTCGATGAGGGAGTCACATGCGATACGCTGCGCCACAAGCTC
- a CDS encoding acetyl-CoA C-acetyltransferase: protein MADAYIIDAVRTPRGIGKQGKGALAHMHPQHLAATVLKAIKERNNLNTEEVDDIIWSTSTQRGKQGGDLGRMAALDAGYDVKASGTTLDRFCGGGITAVNFAAAQIMSGMEDLVIAGGTEMMSLTAAMGAEDMESGKTPLGMGSGNERLNLNHPQSHQGICGDAIASMEGITREQLDNAGLESQQKAAVAIAEGRFDKSIVPVVDDEGNVVLAKDEFPRPQTTAEGLAALKPSFAAMADMPYNKSGDTFRTQINRKYPDLEIQHFHHAGNSSGVVDGAAAVLLASKEYADKMGWKPRARIVAMANIGDDPTLMLNAPVPAAKKVLAKAGLTIDDIDLFEINEAFAVVSEKFIRDLEIPREKVNVNGGSIALGHPIGATGSILIGTIVDELERQNKRYGLVTMCAAGGMAPAIIVERLDS from the coding sequence ATGGCCGACGCTTACATCATCGACGCCGTCCGCACCCCGCGCGGCATCGGCAAGCAGGGCAAGGGCGCGCTCGCGCACATGCACCCGCAGCATCTTGCCGCCACCGTGCTCAAGGCGATCAAGGAGCGCAACAACCTCAACACCGAGGAAGTCGACGACATCATCTGGTCGACCAGCACGCAGCGCGGCAAGCAGGGTGGCGATCTGGGCCGCATGGCCGCGCTCGACGCCGGCTATGACGTCAAGGCCTCGGGCACCACGCTCGATCGCTTCTGCGGCGGTGGCATCACTGCGGTGAACTTCGCCGCGGCACAGATCATGTCCGGCATGGAAGATCTCGTCATCGCCGGCGGCACCGAGATGATGAGCCTCACTGCGGCGATGGGCGCCGAGGACATGGAGAGCGGCAAGACTCCGCTCGGTATGGGCTCGGGCAACGAGCGACTGAACCTCAATCATCCGCAATCGCACCAGGGCATCTGCGGCGATGCGATCGCCAGCATGGAAGGCATCACGCGCGAGCAGCTCGACAACGCCGGCCTCGAAAGCCAGCAGAAGGCCGCTGTCGCAATCGCCGAGGGCCGGTTCGACAAGTCGATCGTCCCAGTCGTCGACGACGAGGGCAACGTCGTGCTCGCGAAGGACGAATTCCCGCGCCCGCAGACCACGGCAGAAGGCCTCGCCGCGCTCAAGCCGTCGTTCGCTGCGATGGCCGACATGCCGTACAACAAGTCCGGCGACACGTTCCGCACGCAGATCAACCGCAAGTATCCTGACCTCGAGATCCAGCATTTCCACCATGCCGGCAATTCGTCGGGCGTGGTCGATGGCGCGGCCGCGGTGCTGCTCGCCTCGAAGGAATATGCCGACAAGATGGGCTGGAAGCCGCGCGCACGGATCGTGGCGATGGCGAACATCGGCGATGATCCAACGCTCATGCTCAACGCCCCGGTGCCGGCCGCGAAGAAGGTGCTGGCGAAGGCTGGCCTGACGATCGACGACATTGACCTGTTCGAGATCAACGAGGCTTTCGCTGTCGTTTCCGAGAAGTTCATCCGAGATCTCGAAATCCCGCGCGAGAAGGTGAACGTCAACGGCGGTTCGATCGCGCTCGGCCACCCGATCGGCGCAACCGGATCGATCCTGATCGGCACGATCGTCGACGAGCTGGAGCGTCAGAACAAGCGCTATGGCCTCGTCACGATGTGCGCGGCGGGCGGCATGGCCCCCGCGATCATCGTCGAACGCCTCGATAGCTGA